From Erwinia sp. HDF1-3R, one genomic window encodes:
- the yjjX gene encoding inosine/xanthosine triphosphatase, with amino-acid sequence MYHVVAATINPAKIKAISQAFSDIYGEGSCHIEGVEVDSGVAAQPLTNAETRTGARHRVMNARQVRPEADFWVAIEAGIEDDSAFAWMVIENHKLRGESRSASFTLPAVVLKGIAQGRELGEEMARLTGIDNIKQKGGAIGAFTAGLLSRTSVYHQALILALCPFHNDVYQMKPADDADSELI; translated from the coding sequence ATGTACCATGTTGTCGCCGCTACCATTAATCCAGCAAAAATTAAGGCAATTTCTCAGGCATTCAGCGATATCTACGGTGAAGGATCCTGCCATATTGAAGGGGTAGAGGTCGACAGCGGCGTGGCTGCCCAGCCGCTTACAAATGCTGAAACGAGAACTGGCGCACGTCATCGCGTGATGAATGCCCGCCAGGTCAGACCTGAAGCCGATTTTTGGGTCGCTATTGAGGCCGGAATAGAAGACGACAGCGCTTTCGCGTGGATGGTGATTGAAAACCATAAGCTTCGTGGCGAATCGCGTTCAGCCAGCTTTACCCTGCCAGCAGTGGTACTGAAAGGCATTGCGCAGGGTCGCGAATTGGGTGAGGAGATGGCCCGTCTGACGGGTATTGATAATATCAAACAAAAAGGCGGCGCGATTGGCGCTTTTACCGCCGGACTGCTGAGCAGAACCAGCGTCTACCATCAGGCGCTGATTCTGGCATTATGCCCTTTTCATAACGACGTCTATCAAATGAAACCCGCCGACGATGCCGATTCAGAGCTTATCTGA
- the gpmB gene encoding 2,3-diphosphoglycerate-dependent phosphoglycerate mutase GpmB, whose amino-acid sequence MLQVYLVRHGETLWNAARRIQGQSDSALTDKGEYQARQVGERVKHVGITHVIASDLGRTQRTAEIIAHACGCDVTLDPRLRELNMGVLEQRPIDHLTEEEEGWRKALVNGTVNGRIPQGESMAEMAARMHDALNACLELPAGSRPLLVSHGMALGVLVSTILGLPAHAERRLRLRNCSISRVDHQQSDWLASGWIVETAGDISHLDAPALDELQR is encoded by the coding sequence ATGCTACAGGTTTATCTTGTTCGTCACGGAGAAACGCTATGGAATGCGGCGCGCCGCATTCAGGGACAGTCAGACAGCGCGCTGACGGATAAGGGAGAGTATCAGGCCCGCCAGGTGGGCGAGCGCGTCAAACACGTCGGCATCACCCATGTTATCGCCAGCGATTTAGGCCGTACTCAGCGCACCGCTGAAATTATTGCCCACGCCTGCGGCTGCGACGTTACGCTCGATCCACGCCTGCGTGAGCTGAATATGGGCGTACTGGAGCAGCGCCCTATCGACCATCTGACGGAAGAGGAGGAGGGCTGGCGCAAAGCGCTGGTCAACGGCACCGTAAATGGCCGTATCCCCCAGGGGGAATCTATGGCGGAGATGGCGGCTCGAATGCATGACGCGCTTAATGCCTGTCTTGAACTGCCCGCCGGCAGTCGCCCCCTGCTGGTCAGTCACGGTATGGCACTCGGCGTGCTGGTCAGCACGATCCTCGGGCTGCCCGCGCATGCGGAGCGTCGGCTGAGGCTGCGTAACTGTTCAATCTCACGTGTCGATCATCAGCAAAGCGACTGGCTGGCATCGGGCTGGATTGTGGAAACCGCAGGGGATATTTCACACCTGGATGCGCCCGCGCTGGATGAGTTACAGCGCTGA